Genomic DNA from Gimesia aquarii:
CTGTTGAATATTTCTGGGAATTCCATCCAGAATGAGAATGTCTTTGCTTGGCTTATAAAGCGAGAGGGTAGCGCGGGCGTCGAGCCCCTGTTTCCAGATGCGGATACTGAGTTCATCAGGAACTAAATCTCCACGAGAGCTGTATTTATAAATTTCCTGACCTTCAGGAGATTCAATATCGATGGAGCGAAAGACATCTCCACTTGAGAGGTGAAAGAACCCGGGAATTTGTCCGAGAATTCTTCCCTGCGTTCCTTTACCAACTCCAGGAGCACCAAACAGTAGGACGGCTTTTCGACGTTCCGTCGCCATGGGTATGCCTCTTTGTTTCAAGGCCGAAATATATGGTTCAGTAACCACAGCGGTTACTGCATAATCATTCAGAAAATAATAACCAGAAGATTTTGATTACAATAACGTCTTGTAAATGAATTCTCACCCCTCTGAGGGGAAGTTATTAAAGAAGGTAAATAAAAAACACTCCGAAAACCAAAACGCTTTTCGGAGTGTTAAATTGATTCGTTCGATTCCCTTAACGAGAAATCAGAGCCACGACCTGACCAACGTCAACGGGCAGGCTGACATCTTCAAAGCCAGGAGCTGTGACAACATTTGCTTCCAACGCTTTTTTATCCAGTGTGATCCAGGCACAGCCAGGGCGACCTGATTCGACTAACTCACCATACAGCTTTTTGAGGTTAGGACGGTTTCGGATCGAGATCACATCACCTGGTTTTACCCAGATAGAAGGTTTATTCACAGTTTGTCCATTTAACTGGAAGTGTGAATGCACAATCCCCTGTCTTGCTTGTGGACGTGTCATTGCAAAACCAGCACGACAGACGACATTATCCAGGCGCCGTTCACAGAGAATCAAAAGCTCTTCACCGGTGTTGCCTTTGGTGCGGCGCGCTTTGTCGAAGTAGCGACGCAACTGACGCTCACGCAAACCATAGTAGAATTTAATCTTTTGCTTTTCGATTAAGGCCAGACCATAGTTGGAAGCCTTTCGACGACGTTGTGACATTCCGGGGGGAAGATTTCGATTGTCTAATGCACGCGTTGCACCTGCATCTTCAAAAACCAACGCTCCTAAGCGGCGGTTTACTCGTCCCTTTGGTCCTGTATAACGACCCATTCAGTGTTTCTCCCACATTAATCAGTGTCGCCGTATAATCAACTTGTTGAACGGCAAAGACTTATTATTAAACTCTGGTCGATATAAACTATTTTCTAATAACAGTTTACACATGGTAGCCAAGAGGACCAGAATCGAGATAGCGATCAGGATTATGATATTCGTCACGATGTTGCGCGTACCACAACCTTTAAAGCGGTCCGCTGTTATCGCAAATTAGGCGAGAATCGTCAACCAACTGGACTGAAGGATCACAAATTCTCGGAAAATATCAGCAAAGAATGATGAAGGCGTGAATATTACACAGAGATAGATCAGGCGATCCATGGGTCTGTTTGTATAGTTTCTGTTTAGCAGAAGACTTGTGGAACCGAAACCGAGGCCCGAAACAGTTCGTCTGGTTCTTCGGATTCGACTGCAATGCGTGGAATATCAAGGTTGTCATGCGAGTCGAGGCGAGAAAACCCGCCGTAATAGCTAAAGCCCCAACGGTAACCAGCTTGTTCCAGGCAGGCTCTGGTTTGCTCGTTAAAACAATCTTTGCCTCCGACTGGATAACTGAAGGCGGAGATGCTTTGGCCAATTTCCGTTTCGATTCTTTGTTTGCAGGTTTCAATTTCGTGCCGTTGTATTTCTGCAGGGTGATTTGCCAGAATGGGATGATTTACCGTATGGCCGCCGAAGTCCATGCCGGCGTCACGCATTTCGCGAACCATGTCCCAGGTCATCCAGATTTGATCTGCGATATCTTGAGGACAGCGCCCCGATCCTGTCGCCTCTGCCAGAAAGTTCAGATAGTCTTCGGTTTTCTTTCCTGGCAGCTTTTTGAAAACGCTCAGTAATGTTTTTATAGACCGATCTACTTCGTTTGATTTTAGTGAGACAGATTCCTCTGTCCATGGATTCTCAGGAATTACTGTTTGAGAGGCGCAGCGCACCATCCAGGAAATTTCATCCCACCAGGCCAACTTTCGTTCGTCGAGAAATCCTGTCGTTAAAAAGAAGGTGGCGGAGGAATTGTGAGCTTTGAGAATGGGAAAGGCCCATTCGTAATTGTCTCGATAACCATCATCGAATGTAATCAGAACATAGCGGCCACGTCTCTGATTCCAGAGGTCGTCCAAATCCCGAATACGAATCAGGTCATAGTTTAATCCTAGAAAACGAACCTGTTGTTCGAAACTTTCAGCAGAGGCGCTCCAGAGATCATGATCAAATAATGATCCATTACTCTCACCCACCCGATGGTAGTTCAGAACAATCAGCCCATTCCAGAGCGGAGTTGTGCGCGCGAGTCTGTTTAACCCGGTCCAGTCTAATGCCTTGGCTAGTAATTCTTTTTTACTCACAATCCGGCTTCCTTTTTCCAAAATCGTCAAGCTAAACTGTTGTGTCTACTAAAACTGGTTCAATGATTTGAGGTGACATGTGTAAATAGCGACTGGCTTTTCGCTTGGATTCGATATCGCCGTAAACCAGTTCCACCTGTTCTGTCGGCAAGCCGATTCCCTCTGCGACTGATTCGGCAGAAAAACCATGATTTAAACCATAAAGACAGCAGTCCAGTTTGTCATAAGAGACAGCAAAGTAGAACTCTTCCTGCGATTGTTCCAGTGAATAAGTATCAGTTGTGGGAGGTCGCATGCAAATGAGCTCTGGCACATCGAGATAGGCAGCCAATTGATAGACCTGTGTTTTGTAGAGATGTGCAATCGGTTTCAAATCGGCTGCACCATCACCATTTTTTACAAAGAATCCCTGATCGTATTCGAGTCGATTCGGAGTTCCAGGTACGGCGTAATTCAAACGATCCGCATGATAATATTCCATCATTTTGCGACAACGTTGTTTGAAGTTTGTCGCAGCCACAATGGTTTGATAGGCGGATAAAGGCAGACGTTTCTTAATGAGTTCACCCGAGGGAGTTTGTACAACAACAGAAAAGACGCGGTACCCCCCTTCTTCAAGTAGATTGGGAAGTACAATTTTTGACTTCCAGTCTGGTTCATATTCAGGAATCACTTGTTTGATGGCAGCATCGCGGCGTTCATAACAACCTGCGCCTTGTAGCATAGGGGAAATATTCTCGACGATGGCTTCCACATCAAAATGATCTGCCAGCAATTGTCCATAGGTCAGGCTTTCATCTTTTGTGTCGTGCTCAGGCATCATAATTCCCAAAACACGGTCTTTTCCAAACGCACGCGCACAAAGAGCTGTTACCACACTACTGTCAATGCCTCCCGATAAGCCCAGTACGGCTCCTTTTTTTCGCATTGTTTTGCGAACGGTTTCTCGCATCCATTGAACGATGCGCTCTGTTTCAGTTGCACAATCAAGGTTGAGTAATTCTGGACTGAATGTTTTCGTTTGGATGTTCATCTTGATGTTTCTTTCTTATTTGCTGACGACTTCGTTCAACAAATCTTTGTTTGTATGAGAGTAATGATGTTTGTTGCGAGTTAGGGAAGCGCTAACTGTTTTTTGTCGACCTTGCCATTGGGTGATTTTGGTAGTTCATCACGGAATTCGATTGTTTTGGGGACCATGAAATCCTCCAGGTGTTTACGACAGTAAGCCAAAACTTCTTTTTCGGATAATTCCTGGCCAGGCATCAGTGTGATGATTGCCCGGATGGATTGCCCCAGAACTGGATCAGGATCACCCATGATGGCGGCTTCAGAAATACGCTCATGTGCAAAGAGCACATTTTCAACTTCTTTCGGGCTGACTTTTTCACCGCGACTTTTGATGATGTCATCTCGTCTGCCGACGAAATATAAATAGCCTTCTTTATCCATGCGGAATAAATCACCAGTGTAGAGATACATTTCATTGGGAAGCTCTGCTGGTCTTAAGCGTTCTGCCGTCTGTTCAGGAGCTTTCCAATAGCCTTTCATTACGTTGGTACCGCGTACAACTAGCTCGCCGACACGTTCCGGTGGCAGTCGATGTCCCGCATCGTCCACAATAAATACTTCCGTATCGGGCATGGCGATGCCCACTGATCCGGTCCTGATATCGACCTGGTCCAAGGGAAGGTAAGAGACCCTTTTGCATTCTGTGAGACCATACATGGAAAAGATCTGCAGGTGCGGCAGACGTTTTCGGAAAGTCAGAATATGTTCGGTTGGCAGGGCAGCGCCGGTATTCGTGATATATCGTAGTTTGGAAAAATCGTACTTCGATAAATCCATTTTCAGCAGAATGGCAGACATGGTGGGGACCAGCGGAAAACCGGTCACTTTTTCGTCAATAATTCTCTGTAAGACAGCGTGTGGATAAGTAAATGATTTTTCCAGTACCAGTGTGGCGCCCACACGAAACGCCAT
This window encodes:
- the rpsD gene encoding 30S ribosomal protein S4, producing MGRYTGPKGRVNRRLGALVFEDAGATRALDNRNLPPGMSQRRRKASNYGLALIEKQKIKFYYGLRERQLRRYFDKARRTKGNTGEELLILCERRLDNVVCRAGFAMTRPQARQGIVHSHFQLNGQTVNKPSIWVKPGDVISIRNRPNLKKLYGELVESGRPGCAWITLDKKALEANVVTAPGFEDVSLPVDVGQVVALISR
- a CDS encoding class I adenylate-forming enzyme family protein, producing the protein MLLQSFLEHSAQLDPNKIALIVDQRRCTYLEIEQQSNRLAHALLQRGLKRGDRVAIHLENTLEATVAVFAVLKAGGVFVMVNPTTKIDKLTYVLNNCQAHALIIPDKKRNTLFEHSDLLPHLKTVITVGSDSEHKVDNDLQTPQFELWTQLQAEFADCITPPHITAISIDLAALVYTSGSTGNPKGVMLTHLNMTSAARSITTYLMNESNDIILNVLPLSFDYGLYQLLMAFRVGATLVLEKSFTYPHAVLQRIIDEKVTGFPLVPTMSAILLKMDLSKYDFSKLRYITNTGAALPTEHILTFRKRLPHLQIFSMYGLTECKRVSYLPLDQVDIRTGSVGIAMPDTEVFIVDDAGHRLPPERVGELVVRGTNVMKGYWKAPEQTAERLRPAELPNEMYLYTGDLFRMDKEGYLYFVGRRDDIIKSRGEKVSPKEVENVLFAHERISEAAIMGDPDPVLGQSIRAIITLMPGQELSEKEVLAYCRKHLEDFMVPKTIEFRDELPKSPNGKVDKKQLALP
- a CDS encoding adenylate kinase family protein; translation: MATERRKAVLLFGAPGVGKGTQGRILGQIPGFFHLSSGDVFRSIDIESPEGQEIYKYSSRGDLVPDELSIRIWKQGLDARATLSLYKPSKDILILDGIPRNIQQAKILEEHIEVLKVLHLTCSDEEEMIHRIRHRAIRENRADDANEKVIRHRFEVYREESAQVLSCYPDEIIAHLDAIGSPAGVLYACLEHLVPVQDAHFRGE
- the nadE gene encoding NAD(+) synthase translates to MNIQTKTFSPELLNLDCATETERIVQWMRETVRKTMRKKGAVLGLSGGIDSSVVTALCARAFGKDRVLGIMMPEHDTKDESLTYGQLLADHFDVEAIVENISPMLQGAGCYERRDAAIKQVIPEYEPDWKSKIVLPNLLEEGGYRVFSVVVQTPSGELIKKRLPLSAYQTIVAATNFKQRCRKMMEYYHADRLNYAVPGTPNRLEYDQGFFVKNGDGAADLKPIAHLYKTQVYQLAAYLDVPELICMRPPTTDTYSLEQSQEEFYFAVSYDKLDCCLYGLNHGFSAESVAEGIGLPTEQVELVYGDIESKRKASRYLHMSPQIIEPVLVDTTV
- a CDS encoding polysaccharide deacetylase family protein, whose protein sequence is MSKKELLAKALDWTGLNRLARTTPLWNGLIVLNYHRVGESNGSLFDHDLWSASAESFEQQVRFLGLNYDLIRIRDLDDLWNQRRGRYVLITFDDGYRDNYEWAFPILKAHNSSATFFLTTGFLDERKLAWWDEISWMVRCASQTVIPENPWTEESVSLKSNEVDRSIKTLLSVFKKLPGKKTEDYLNFLAEATGSGRCPQDIADQIWMTWDMVREMRDAGMDFGGHTVNHPILANHPAEIQRHEIETCKQRIETEIGQSISAFSYPVGGKDCFNEQTRACLEQAGYRWGFSYYGGFSRLDSHDNLDIPRIAVESEEPDELFRASVSVPQVFC